The Brevibacillus humidisoli DNA segment TCGAGACCATTTTGCAGAGTGACGATCCCTTTCCAGAGAAATGGAAAGCGTTGCTTTTCAACAAGACAGAGACCCTAGCCGACTTTCATCCCGAGTTTGCCAACTTTATGATGCTGCAGCCTGACATTCGGGACTATCTGACTGCGGTCCATCAAGTGAGCAGCTCTGGGATGATTCAGCGGTTGATCGAACAAGGACAGAGAGCCGGTTACATCAATCCGGAGCTGAATGTCTCTTTGATCATGAGTGTTTTTGAACTGTTTCGCCAAGATCTTGCCTCGAAAGACAGCCTGCTGTTATCCACTGTCGATCTCTCACAAGATCATGAAAAAATTTTTGATATTTTGTTTTACGGCATTTCTGGAAAACGAAACGATTGAGCATTGGCTGGTCAGCAAAAAAGGCTTCTCCGCGGAGAAGCCTTTCCCTTTACTCATCGAATGAAGCGTTACTGGATAAACCCTGCTTGGTAAGCTTGGGCGCCGCCGAAGGCTGCTTGACCAGCTCTGTTGGCTGCTTGAGCAGCATTGCTGGCGAATCCGCCCTCTTGAGCGATCTGCTGTCTCACCTGCTGCGGGTTGGTACCGGCAAATCCAGGTTGGAACACAGCTTGTGCTCCTCCACCAAAGGCAGCCTGGGAAGCTTGAGCGCCGCCAAAAGCAGCTTGAGGAGCTTGCGCGAAAGCGTTGCTGGCAAATCCGCCTTCGCGAGCGATGTCCTGTCTCACTTGCTGCGGATTGGTACCGGCAAAACCAGGTTGGAACACAGCTTGTGCTCCTCCACCAAAGGCAGCCCGGGAAGCTTGAGCGCCGCCAAAAGCAGCTTGAGGAGCTTGCGCGAAAGCGTTGCTGGCAAATCCGCCTTCGCGAGCGATGTCCTGTCTCACTTGCTGTGGATTGGTACCGGCAAAACCAGGTTGGAACACAGCTTGTGCTCCTCCACCAAAGGCAGCCTGGGAAGCTTGAGCGCCGCCAAAAGCAGCTTGAGGAGCTTGCGCGAAAGCGTTGCTGGCAAATCCGCCTTCACGAGCGATGTCCTGTCTCACTTGCTGCGGATTGGTACCGGCAAAACCAGGTTGGAACACAGCTTGTGCTCCTCCACCAAAGGCAGCCTGGGAAGCTTGAGCGCCGCCAAAAGCAGCTTGAGGAGCTTGCGCGAAAGCGTTGCTGGCAAATCCGCCTTCACGAGCGATGTCCTGTCTCACTTGCTGCGGATTGGTACCGGCAAAACCAGGTTGGAACACAGCTTGTGCTCCTCCACCAAAGGCAGCCTGGGAAGCTTGAGCGCCGCCAAAAGCAGCTTGAGGAGCTTGCGCGAAAGCGTTGCTGGCAAATCCGCCTTCACGAGCGATGTCCTGTCTCACTTGCTGCGGATTGGTACCGGCAAAACCAGGTTGGAACACAGCTTGTGCTCCTCCACCAAAGGCAGCCTGGGAAGCTTGCGCCCCGCCAAAAGCGGCTTGAGGAGCTTGCGCGAAAGCGTTGCTGGCAAAGCCACCTTCTTGTGCGATGTCCTGTCTTACCTGTTGCGGGTTGGTACCGGCAAACCCAGGTTGAAATACGGCCTGAACTCCATTTGCTTGCTGATAGTTTGCAGACATTTTCCTCACCTCCTACCGATTAAAATGGTCATTCCGCGATTCCCCTATACATCGCTTTTCATATTTTTTTCCGCTGTTTAGGGTAGTGAGCCGTATAGCAGACGCAAAACAAATTTTCGCAAAATAGGCGGTTATCCATTACCTAACATGGGTTCTTATCATAGGCTACATTGTGTCTGGTCAAAAACCCAATGGTTAGGAGGTTTCAAGTTTTGCACTCCCAAATCAGGATCTACTACCCTTATGTCAGTCCGTTTGATCCTTGCCCGCCGATGCGAGTCAAAACGTATGTCGTTCCGCCTCAGCTGTTCCTTGGCTTCCAACCGGAGAATCTGGCCCAGTATTCTCCACATAAAGCATTGAGACGTGGAGTGTTATGGCCAGCCCTGTACAGTCCTTATGAAGGTCGAGGAGATCAAGAAGGATTGGAGGATTGCTATGAGTGATACGCGACAGGTTGACGAGAGGTATTATGAATTGCTGCACCAACTGCAGGCGCTTGATTTTGCCTTGGTAGAGCTCAATCTGTACCTCGACACCCACAATAAGGATGCGGATGCACTCCACCAGTACAACCAACTGGTGAAGCAGCGATGGCAGTTGGCCCATGAGTACGAGTCACGGTATGGTCCTCTGATGCACTTTGGACACAGCTACTCTGGATACCCCTGGCAGTGGGATGATCTACCCTGGCCATGGCAGGTTTAGTACAGGAGGATAATTATGTGGATCTATGAGAAAAAACTGCAATACCCGGTTCGCGTCAGCAAGTGTGATCCTCAAATGGCTAAATTTTTGATGGAGCAGTATGGAGGAGCCGACGGAGAGTTGGCAGCAGCCCTGCGCTATCTGAATCAACGATACACCATCCCCAACAAAGTGATTGGCCTTCTTACTGATATCGGAACAGAGGAGTTTGCCCACTTGGAGATGATTGCGACCATGGTCTACAAGCTAACCAAAGACGCAACCCCCGAGCAATTGGAGGCCGCCGGCTTAGGAGCACACTATGCCAACCACGACAAGGCACTCTTTTACAATAACGCAGCAGGTGTACCTTGGACGGCAACCTACATTCAAGCAAAAGGAGATCCAATCGCTGACCTGTATGAAGACATCGCTGCTGAAGAGAAAGCTCGTGCAACCTATCAATGGCTGATCGATATGACAGATGATCCTGATTTGAAAGACGGTCTCCGTTTCCTGCGAGAGAGAGAAGTTGTCCATTCACTACGGTTTCGGGAAGCTGTTGAGATCCTCAAGGAAGAACAGGACAGGAAAAAAGTATTCTAGGTCTGTGTCGATGAGATGATGGATCACATGGGATTGCATGCAACAGAGGCAAGATGAACATACTATGTCTGAACTGACCACAAGCGTGATCACAAGAGCTTTCACAGCGGAAAATAAACGTACGGAGGAGAATATGCGTCAGACCAACGTCGATCAACGAGCAGCAGAACGGATTGCAAGCGAGTCGTATGATCCATCCGACAACCAAAGCAAGAATCCCGTATCTCGTGGTCTTGCCACCACACATGAGCAGGTAGCTGACGATTACATGGAGGGGACAAACGACGGACATATTGATCAGTATGCCGGGGAGGATAACGTGGAGATTCCTCGAAAAGGGTATCAAGGCATGTTTAAGTCATAACAGGGGTCCTGTATGCTCCACGTTGATGGTGCACCTCCCGTTTCTCGATCGGGGGATTTTAAGTTGCGAAAACAACGGTGCCATAAGAGGCAGCCAGCTTCTAAAAGAAGTGTGGCTGTTTTTTGTGTATGCAGGAGTGACAAAAAAGCCACTCTCTCCCAAGTGTGATCTGTGTGGGGGAGAGTGGTCATGCTTTTAAAAGTCCTCTGGAGGACTGATAATCGGCTGCAGACGATAAGGAGCCGCATCTGGTTCTTGCTCCTGGACGGTTCGGAACGCTTCGTCGAGGAAAAACATCTGGCTGTCCAGCGGTGCCGCATCACTGGACGCGGCTCTCCTGTAGGTACCGTCGGACTGCAGGATGCTAGCCTTGACGTTGTCTTGCAGCATGATATCGAGGATGGTCATCAACCGGTCTTTTAAGTTGTTTTGCAGGACGGGAAAGAGAATCTCCACCCGCGCAATCATGTTTCGCGTCATCCAGTCGGCGCTGGAGAGATAAATTTTTTCCTCCCCGCCATGGAGAAAGTAGTAAATCCTGCTGTGTTCGAGAAAACGTCCCACAATGCTGATGACCCGGATGTTTTCGCTAACACCTGTGATGCCAGGACGTAGACAGCAGATTCCACGAATGATCAGGTCAATCTCGACCCCAGCACATGAAGCTTGATACAAGGCCTCGATAATCTGCTTGTCCGTCAGCGAGTTCATCTTGGCAATGATGCGGGCTGGTTTACCCGCTCGACTGTTGATGATCTCTGTTTCGATCAGGTTGAGAAATGTCTTGCGCAGTTCCACCGGAGCCGTAGCGATCGCCTTCCAGGCCGGAGGACGGGAATAGCCGGACAGGTGGTTGAAGAAATGGCTCGCATCGATCCCAAAATCTTCTCTCGCTGTCAACATCCCAATGTCTGTGTAGATTCGAGCAGTCGTATCGTTGTAGTTGCCTGTGCCCAAGTGAACATAGCGGCGAATGCCGTCGCCTTCCGAACGGACG contains these protein-coding regions:
- a CDS encoding TetR/AcrR family transcriptional regulator gives rise to the protein MDGFQERTEKKKTAILMATKRLLRQYPPNKVSIRDVAEEADVSVVTIYNHFGSKDRLILEIVRQVVEEQLACFETILQSDDPFPEKWKALLFNKTETLADFHPEFANFMMLQPDIRDYLTAVHQVSSSGMIQRLIEQGQRAGYINPELNVSLIMSVFELFRQDLASKDSLLLSTVDLSQDHEKIFDILFYGISGKRND
- a CDS encoding spore coat associated protein CotJA — its product is MHSQIRIYYPYVSPFDPCPPMRVKTYVVPPQLFLGFQPENLAQYSPHKALRRGVLWPALYSPYEGRGDQEGLEDCYE
- a CDS encoding spore coat protein CotJB, with protein sequence MSDTRQVDERYYELLHQLQALDFALVELNLYLDTHNKDADALHQYNQLVKQRWQLAHEYESRYGPLMHFGHSYSGYPWQWDDLPWPWQV
- a CDS encoding manganese catalase family protein — encoded protein: MWIYEKKLQYPVRVSKCDPQMAKFLMEQYGGADGELAAALRYLNQRYTIPNKVIGLLTDIGTEEFAHLEMIATMVYKLTKDATPEQLEAAGLGAHYANHDKALFYNNAAGVPWTATYIQAKGDPIADLYEDIAAEEKARATYQWLIDMTDDPDLKDGLRFLREREVVHSLRFREAVEILKEEQDRKKVF
- a CDS encoding YozQ family protein; amino-acid sequence: MRQTNVDQRAAERIASESYDPSDNQSKNPVSRGLATTHEQVADDYMEGTNDGHIDQYAGEDNVEIPRKGYQGMFKS